The Acipenser ruthenus chromosome 28, fAciRut3.2 maternal haplotype, whole genome shotgun sequence sequence GGGTGCCTGGCCCGCATGGCCTCCCTCAGGGGGCTGTGGCTGTACGGGAACCGCTTCGAGGAGCTGCCTCGGGTGCTGCTGCGCATGGAGCTGCTGGAGATCCTGGATGTGGACCGGAACAAGATCTCAAGCTTCCCCAACCTCACACGCCTCGCCGGGCTGAAGCTGTTCTCCTACGACCACAACCCCAGCAAGGCCGTGCCCAAGGCGCGGGACTCGGTGATGCTGGTCGGAGAGGGGGCCGAAGAGCTGAGGCAGGCGAGGGCCGAGGCTGCAGAGGCCGTCGCTGCGGCCAAGGCAGAGAAAGAGGCCCTGGAGGCTGAGGCACTGGAGGCAGCGGCCAGGGGGGCCAGGGGGTACAGGGGGAGAGGGACAGCCATCCACAGCATCCTGAAGAACGGAGGCTTGTCCACAGGGCAGCTGGAGGGATccgaggggggcgggggggaggaggaggaggaggagggagagttcGAGGATGAGTTTGATtttgaggaagaggaagaggaggaggaggaggagggagaggagactTGAGGGCCAGAAATCTTCCTTCATTCCTTCCtgctcacgctctctctctctctctctctctctctctctctctactcctgGCATGCTCTATCACTCTCTTGTTCAGTAaaactccccctcccctccctattCACTCTCAATCTGTTCAtccctcagtctctctctctctctctctctctctctctctctctctcgctctctgtctggTCAAATTTACTGCCAAGGCCTGAattcagtaaattaaaaaaaaaaaattatgctaatttctttgtttcatttttaatgcagATGGCTAATTATTCTCAGACACCCTGAAACTCCATCGCATTTTCCATGTCATTTAGAaacactgggggaaaaaaataccttttaatcAATGAAACGACAGACCTCTGACAGctgaattcatttattttattaactttcttttgtttctaaaatgcagcGCTCTTGAGTGTTTGGTAGCTCTGGATCGTTTCTGTAAACGATACGTCAACACGATGAATGGTAATGTTAAAAAGGCTGGGGGTTTACAAGGCAGAAATGTTTAGGAATCCGTCTCCGTCATTAGGAGCTGCTGCTGTGAAGAATTATTTCAGAAACTTGCTTAAAGGGCAGCCAGGTTGCACAAGCAAGGAATCCGTGCTGTCATGTGACACTTAAGAATagttccctctctccctccatccctctgTGTCTCTTTCTCCCCCCTTATGTCTTCTCggcaggtgagaggagagagtgaggtgtgtgtgttgggggggggggactcgTGCCCGAAATGAGACCAAGGGACATGCAAActgaggacagacagacagacaaacagacagagggAGTTGTCCCTCAGCAAATGGGACAGTGGACAGACAAAGGGACAAGTGTGTCCCTCAGCTATTGGGACAGTGGACAGACAGAGGGAGGAGTGTGTCCCTCAGCGAATGGGACAGTGAACAGAaagacagagagggaggagtgTGTCCCTCAGCGAATGGGACAGTGGACAGACACGGTGTCCCACCTTCCTACTTTCCCAACCCTCGAGCGCAGAATATTTCGAGGGAGGAAGTGTGCACCACATCATTCCAGGATGAAAACTTGTTTATCAGGACTTTCTTTTCAAGGTAGCGTGtgtgtctatatgtgtgtgtgtgcgtgtttacaTATGgttgttattgtgattattattattattattattattattattattattattattatacaaattaaaaaggaCACTTTTAATGAACTGAATAAGGAAGCGATTCCCGGCTCTGTATTCCTAGGATATCGAAGAGAGggtgtttaaataaaaaggaGGAAGAAATGACTGTGCTGTCCACAAGGGGTTGTGTTTCTTCAGGGGGGGGTCTGTGTTTCGGGGGGGGTTGTGTTTCTTCAGGGGGGTCTGTGTTTCGGAGGGGGGTTGTCTGTGTTTCGGAGGGGGGGTCTGTGTTTCGGGGGGGTCTGTTTCTTCAGGGGGGGTCTGTGTTTCTTCAGGGGGGGTCTGTGTTTTGGGGGGGGTCTGTGTTTCTTCAGGGGGTCTGTAACTTCAGGGGGGGTCTGTGTTTCGGAGGGGGGTCTGTTTCTTCAGGGGGGGTTGTGTTTCTTCAGGGGGGGTTGTGTTTCTTCAGGGGGGTCTCTGTTTCTTCAGGAGGGGTCTATGTTTCGGGGGGGGGCTGTGTTTCGGAGGGGGGAGTCTGTGTTTCGGAGGGGGGGGTCTATGTTTCGGGGGGGTCTGTGTTTCGGAGGGGGGAGTCTGTGtttcggaggggggggggggtttgaaggGAGGTGGTAAACATTTAGGAGATTGAACAGAATCTAACAGACACCCTTTCTCCGCTGGGTCAACCTGCTTCCACAATGCAGTGTGAGCGAGGAACAAAGAGAAACAGCGTGATCTGATCTGTCACTGCTGAGAATAAACCAGCAGGGGCTGTGTTTACATGCGGACCTGctggcgtggggggggggggggagagggatcTGTTCCCTTACaaggacagagagggagagagaacagaCCCATTAAAAGAAAGGAGGAACGTTACTTAGAAAAACAACAAGAGAGGAATCGCGGGGTGAAGAGATAGAGAAGAGAGGAACAGAGGGGTGAAGAGATAGAGAAGAGAGGAACAGAGGGGTGAAGAGATAGAGAAGAGAGGAACAGAGGGATGAAGAGATAGAGAAGAGAGGAACAGGGGTGAAGAGATAGAGAAGAGAGGAACAGGggtgaagagagagaagagaggaacaGAGGGGTGAAGAGATAGAGAAGAGAGGAACAGAGGGGTGAAGAGACAAGGAAAAGAGGAACAGAGGGGTGAAGAGATAGAGAAGAGAGGAACAGGGGTGAAGAGATAGAGAAGGAAGAGGAACAGAGGGGTGAAGAGATAGAGAAGAGAGGAACAGAGGGGTGAAGAGATAGAGAAGAGAGGAACAGAGGGGTGAAGAGATAGAGAAGAGAGGAACAGAGGGGTGAAGAGACAGAAGGAAAAGAGGAACAGAGGGGTGAAGAGATAGAGAAGAGAGGAACAGTGGGGTGAAGAGATAGAGAAGAGAGGAACAGAGGGATGAAGAGATAGAGAAGAGAGGAACAGTGGGGTGAAGAGATAGAGAAGAGAGGAACAGAGGGGTGAAGAGACAGAAGGAAAAGAGGAACAGAGGGGTGAAGAGATAGAGAAGAGAGGAACAGAGGGGTGAAGAGATAAAGAAGAGAGGAACAGGGGTGAAGAGATAGAGAAGAGAGGAACAGAGGGGTGAAGAGACAGAAGGAAAAGAGGAACAGAGGGGTGAAGAGCTAGAGAAGAGAGGAACAGAGGGATGAAGAGATAGAGAAGAGAGGAACAGAGGGGTGAAGAGATAGAGAAGAGAGGAACAGAGGGATGAAGAGATAGAGAAGAGAGGAACAGAGGGGTGAAGAGACAGAAGGAAAAGAGGAACAGAGGGGTGAAGAGATAGAGAAGAGAGGAACAGAGGGGTGAAGAGATAGAGTAGGAAGAGGAACAGAGAGGTGAAGAGATAGAGAAGAGAGGAACAGGGGTGAAGAGATAGAGAAGAGAGGAACAGAGGGGTGAAGAGacagagaaggaagagaggaagACGGGTGAAGAGATAAAGAAGAGAGGAACAGGGGTGAAGAGATAGAGAAGAGAGGAACAGAGGGGTGAAGAGACAGAAGGAAAAGAGGAACAGAGGGGTGAAGAGATAGAGAAGAGAGGAACAGAGGGGTGAAGAGATAGAGAAGAGAGGAACAGAGGGGTGAAGAGATAGAGAAGGAAGAGGAACAGAGGGGTGAAGAGATAGAGAAGAGAGGAACAGGGGTGAAGAGATAGAGAAGAGAGGAACAGAGGGGTGAAGAGacagagaaggaagagaggaagAGGGGTGAAGAGATAAAGAAGAGAGGAACAGGGGTGAAGAGATAGAGAAGAGAGGAACAGAGGGGTGAAGAGACAGAAGGAAGAGGACAGAGGTAAGGAAAGggggatggagagggagaggTACTGGGGGGTTTTGGGGTTCTGTGCTGTGCATCTGTAGTCAGCACTGCAGGGATGGCAGTAACTGCAGGTGTGACGGCAGGGGCGTGTGCCACAGGTTTCCGTGCCCTGTCGtgaggtgagatgaggttaaaagctctagaacCACGGCTGCAGACCAGCCCGGCTCTTTCACATTGTGGTTTAGACTCTCGCTTGCTGTGTGCAGAGTCGCTGGTTCACTCCCAGCCTGCGCCCGTTACACTCCTCTCGAATAGCAGTAACAAAACCCGGGATGGAATTAGCACAGGGGTGTCAAATACAGTGtattctggctttcgttccacccgagctctcaattactgaattgGTCTATTTGATTcgttggacacatttaacacttctcttcaggcttcagaatgtttcacaggtagtgtcccttgaatcaagtgcatttttaaagccatcaactgtaaaagaccttgaaaaatatgaaatatgtcaaattgaacaaataagtatgaataaacaaaataacattaaaacaaagatcccccccaaaaaaaacagttcagaaaATGTTCATCAGCCAGTCCCACAGTGAAGAAATCAAAACAAAGAAACCACGAACCTGGTCCGGGATGATCCCTCCTGGTCCGGGATGATCCCTCCTGGTCCGGGATGATCCCTCCTGGTCCGGGATGACCCCACCTGGTCCGGGATGATCCCACCTGGTCCGGGATGATCCCACCTGGTCCGGGATGACCCCACCTGGTCCAGGATGACCCCACCTGCTCCGGGATGATCCCTCCTGGTCCGGGATGATCCCACCTGGTCCGGGATGATCCCACCTGGTCCGGGATGACCCCACCTGGTCCAGGATGATCCCACCTGCTCCGGGATGATCCCTCCTGGTCCGGGATGATCCCACCTGGTCCGGGATGATCCCTCCTGGTCCGGGATGACCCCACCTGGTCCGGGATGACCCTCAAAGCTGGGAAACACATGGAAATCCCGATGAACCCAAAGGGGAAAAACACCTGGAGGGCTGGAGCGCGGGTGCACAGGTGAGACACACACCTGACATCGTTCTCAACACTGAGCGAACTGAACACTGAAAAACCAAGACACCAAAGAGACAgcagaaaaacaaaccacaccAAGACACTTACTCTAAATGTAAACTCTTCCTCCAGCCCACCCTCACACTCCAAACTAAACTGCCAGGTCAACCGCACCAGACCAGCGCGTCACAATACTGCTCCTAATCGGGCACCTTCAGAGACAGGAATCCACGTTCCTGAAGCTTCTCAGGAAACAGGTGAAATTATATCTCTgccacagtaaaaccaggagtggatcagacCGCTGTGCAATGGGGTTCACAGGTACAATGAAAAACACGGCACGGTCTGGCTGGAGGGTTAATTGCTTGAGAATTTAGAATGACGTTttggagtggaagggccagcccTGTGTTATACCGTAGTGCTTTACGCTGGTggcactgctgtgcaacaggagtcttattcccatccctgcccTGAAATGCTTTTCAAGACAGCATTGCTAGCGTGGACACAAGTATGATGCTTACACTGGCATCGCCCTCTGTGTGCTCAGACAACTGATTACTGATTcattcataatgaaaaaaaaaacacacgagtCACTACTGCTGAAACACATCAACAAGGAGAGAGAGTGCCTTGGTTACGTCacctttaataaacaaaaccgcAGCGCCTGCACCATCTGGTGGGCAGTCTGGGTACTGCCTCTCCAGCTCCATTCCCCTCCTCGCAGGGATTCAGTCACATGACTGCCCTGCCAGTGTGTCTGAATTTAGAAACAGTTCACacggactgacacacacacacacacacacacagtgaaacacacagaCCCAGATAGATCTTGTAagctttttatttcagtttttttatttttttattagacaGTGATGTGTAGAGAGCACGGTCAATCAATCAGGACTGAGGTATCACAGGACTGTAGcacataataacattaataacaataataacaacaacatcaattaagcgatagtgcccggtGACGCTGCATCTACCGTCTATTagagcccgctagagctggaaacTGAtgggctgatggtactgaatcgttCAAGACAGTAGAGATGTGTTATTAATGATGCTGCTGAAGCTCACAGCTCAGGACAGTAGAGATGTGTTATTAATGATGCTGCTGAAGCTCACAGCTCGGGACAGTAGAGATGTGTTATTAATGATGCTGCTGAAGCTCACAGCTCAGGACAGTAGAGATGTGTTATTAATGATGCTGCTGAAGCTCACAGCTCAGGACAGTAGAGATGTGTTATTAATGATGCTGCTGACGCTGACAGCTCAGGACAGTAGAGATGTGTTATTAATGATGCTGCTGAAGCTCACAGCTCAGGACAGTAGAGATGTGTTATTAATGATGCTGCTGAAGCTGACAGCTCAGGACAGTAGAGATGTGTTATTAATGATGCTGCTGAAGCTCACAGCTCAGGACAGTAGAGATGTGTTATTAATGATGCTGCTGACGCTCACAGCTCAGGACAGTAGAGATGTGTTATTAATGATGCTGCTGAAGCTCACAGCTCAGGACAGTAGAGATGTGTTATTAATGATGCTGCTGAAGCTCACAGCTCAGGACAGTAGAGATGTGTTATTAATGATGCTGCTGAAGCTGACAGCTCAGGACAGTAGAGATGTGTTATTAATGATGCTGCTGAAGCTCACAGCTCAGGACAGTAGAGATGTGTTATTAATGATGCTGCTGACGCTCACAGCTCAGGACAGTAGAGATGTGTTATTAATGATGCTGCTGAAGCTCACAGCTCAGGACAGTAGAGATGTGTTATTAATGATGCTGCTGAAGCTCACAGCTCAGGACAGTAGAGATGTGTTATTAATGATGCTGCTGAAGCTGACAGCTCAGGACAGTAGAGATGTGTTATTAATGATGCTGCTGACGCTCACAGCTCAGGACAGTAGAGATGTGTTATTAATGATGCTGCTGAAGCTCACAGCTCAGGACAGTAGAGATGTGTTATTAATGATGCTGCTGAAGCTCACAGCTCAGGACAGTAGAGATGTGTTATTAATGATGCTGCTGAAGCTGACAGCTCAGGACAGTAGAGATGTGTTATTAATGATGCTGCTGACGCTCACAGCTCAGGACAGTAGAGATGTGTTATTAATGATGCTGCTGAAGCTCACAGCTCAGGACAGTAGAGATGTGTTATTAATGATGCTGCTGAAGCTCACAGCTCAGGACAGTAGAGATGTGTTATTAATGATGCTGCTGAAGCTCACAGCTCGGGACAGTAGAGATGTGTTATTAATGATGCTGCTGAAGCTGACAGCTCAGGACAGTAGAGATGTGTTATTAATGATGCTGCTGAAGCTCACAGCTCAGGACAGTAGAGATGTGTTATTAATGATGCTGCTGAAGCTCACAGCTCAGGACAGTAGAGATGTGTTATTAATGATGCTGCTGAAGCTCACAGCTCAGGACAGTAGAGATGTGTTATTAATGATGCTGCTGAAGCTGACAGCTCAGGACAGTAGAGATGTGTTATTAATGATGCTGCTGAAGCTCACAGCTCAGGACAGTAGAGATGTGTTATTAATGATGCTGCTGAAGCTCACAGCTCAGGACAGTAGAGATGTGTTATTAATGATGCTGCTGAAGCTCACAGCTCAGGACAGTAGAGATGTGTTATTAATGATGCTGCTGAAGCTCACAGCTCAGGACAGTATAGAGATGATGATGTCACCTCATAGCAATCttgctgcaccctgtctgtgacaTTTATTAAAATGGAGATGTTTACAAGGCActgaactccctccctccctctctccctccctccccttctgCACATTCTTTTTCCCCCgttcctcctttctctctctctcccttcccttccTCTTTTTTCCTCTGcctctttctctctgtgtgtctctttgCCTGTTTCTCCTATTGAAGTTCTGGGTCACTATGTAAGGCACCTGTATTAAGCCAGCAGGTTTTCAGTGTGTCGACAGTGAGGCACTTGAACACTTTCATGCAGATCATATCCTATTGGATCTTTCTCTTTattaatagatttatttatttatttatttttatcagccCTGCACTCTGCTGCTGAAATTATTctaaaaatatatcaaaatcaTCATCATGAAATCAGACAGACTTGTCACATTAGCCTTCGTTATTTTTCAAGGCAACGAGGCGAGTCACACACCAGCCTTCCAGACATTTACAAAGGCTGGGGTTATGAAAACAAATCTAGAACactaattatgtgtgtgtgtctctgtgtgtgtgcgtgtctctgtgtgtgtgtcagtgtgagagtgtgtgtgtgtgcgtgtctctgtgtgtgtcagtgtgagtgtgtgtgtgtgtgtgtgtcagtgtgagtgtgtgtgtcagtatgtgtgtgtgtgtgtgtgtgtgtgtgtcagtgtgagtgtgtgtgtcagtatgtgtgtgtcagtgtgtgtgtgtgtgtgtgtgtgtgtgtcagtgtgtgtcagtgcgtgcatgcgtgtgtgtgtgtatgcgtgtgtgtcagtgcgtgtgtcagagtgtgtgtgtgtctctgtgtgtgtgcgtgcatgcgtgcgtgtgtcagtgtgtgtgtcagtgtgtgtgtgtgtgtgtgtgtgcgtgtgtcagtgtgtgtcagtgtgtgtgtgtgtgtgtcagtgtgtgtcagtgtgtgtgtgtgtgtgtcagtgtgtgtcagtgtgtgtgtgtgtctctctgcctcTGCCGCTCCCTCCTCACTTGTGCAGGTACGCGTCAAGCCAGAGCTCCCCCGACTCCTTCAGAGAGCTgcggggagagggagagagagagagagagagagagagagagagagagagagagagagagagagagagagagagagagagattatcaACAGTCAGactgagacacagacaaacagatagacagacagacagagacac is a genomic window containing:
- the LOC117434525 gene encoding leucine-rich repeat-containing protein 10B → MGNSGGKGKGGEEQEEGEDEELPYEVEEQLASGDDTLDLCFRKLRRLPRRVCGCRHLEKLYASNNRLRGLPEGFSELERLRVLALDFNKMFDVPPPVCRLENITRLYLGSNRLTTLPPEFSNLLNLRCLWMENNFFRRFPRQLLDLPVLKSLQLGDNRLRSLPGCLARMASLRGLWLYGNRFEELPRVLLRMELLEILDVDRNKISSFPNLTRLAGLKLFSYDHNPSKAVPKARDSVMLVGEGAEELRQARAEAAEAVAAAKAEKEALEAEALEAAARGARGYRGRGTAIHSILKNGGLSTGQLEGSEGGGGEEEEEEGEFEDEFDFEEEEEEEEEEGEET